From the Flavimarina sp. Hel_I_48 genome, one window contains:
- a CDS encoding exonuclease domain-containing protein has protein sequence MAPQRYSIIDVETTGKGLNGNRITEICIVLIEDDTEIEKFTSLVNPESIIPPFITGLTGIDNAMVKNAPKFDEIADEIERMTRGSIFVAHNVNFDYNVIRSEFRAIGRDFNRKKLCTVRLSRKLIPKLYSYSLGKLCTSLGIPLNNRHRAEGDTDATVLLFKRILSLDPEKEVIRTFLHARSKEATLPPHINKENIENLPEKSGIYLFLDQKGKIIYVGKAKNIRQRVTSHFYSKKNSEYLLAQETYRIDFEETGNELIALLLEAEQIAKHYPKYNRAQKKTQNPFCIVAYKNRAGAKQLTLIRSKYKDSALDYFFTRAKGIERLEQLCEEFELCPRFCGLQDTNGRCSHYKINSCNGVCVKEEAVADYNVRVDKAIRALTRRNQDFVISCTGRNLEEKAIVLVREGIYRGYGYIGNNEQITDFDALEKSIIPQKNTYHTERILKSHIREFGDSCILTTEEIMEKIAI, from the coding sequence ATGGCTCCCCAGCGCTATAGCATTATTGATGTGGAAACTACCGGAAAAGGTTTAAATGGAAACCGCATCACCGAAATTTGCATCGTCCTTATTGAAGATGATACGGAGATCGAGAAATTTACCTCTCTTGTAAATCCTGAAAGTATAATTCCGCCTTTTATCACTGGGCTTACGGGAATTGACAATGCAATGGTCAAAAACGCCCCAAAATTTGATGAAATAGCTGATGAAATAGAACGCATGACCAGAGGTTCTATTTTTGTCGCGCACAATGTGAATTTTGATTACAATGTGATCCGAAGTGAATTTAGGGCTATAGGTAGGGATTTTAACCGAAAAAAGTTATGCACTGTTCGACTTTCGCGCAAGCTCATCCCGAAGTTATATTCTTACAGCCTAGGGAAACTTTGTACCTCATTGGGAATACCGCTCAATAACCGGCACCGGGCAGAAGGCGACACAGATGCAACCGTACTTTTGTTCAAAAGGATTTTAAGCCTGGACCCAGAAAAGGAAGTAATACGTACTTTTCTGCATGCGCGCAGTAAAGAAGCCACGCTCCCACCCCACATCAATAAAGAAAACATAGAAAATCTCCCGGAAAAGTCCGGTATTTACCTGTTTTTAGACCAAAAAGGGAAGATTATTTATGTGGGAAAAGCAAAAAATATAAGGCAGCGGGTCACCAGCCACTTTTACAGTAAAAAGAATAGTGAATACTTACTGGCACAAGAAACCTATCGCATTGATTTTGAAGAGACCGGCAACGAACTAATAGCGCTCTTGCTTGAAGCAGAACAAATAGCCAAACACTATCCCAAATACAACCGCGCGCAGAAAAAAACGCAAAACCCTTTTTGTATTGTTGCTTATAAAAACAGAGCGGGCGCGAAACAGCTTACACTTATCCGTTCTAAATACAAGGATAGCGCGCTTGATTATTTTTTTACACGTGCAAAGGGAATAGAAAGGCTGGAACAGCTTTGTGAAGAGTTTGAACTTTGCCCCAGATTTTGCGGTCTTCAGGATACAAACGGTCGTTGTTCGCACTATAAAATAAATTCCTGCAACGGTGTTTGTGTAAAAGAAGAAGCGGTTGCAGATTATAATGTGCGCGTAGACAAAGCGATAAGGGCATTAACACGTAGAAACCAGGATTTTGTTATTTCCTGCACAGGGCGCAATCTAGAAGAAAAAGCCATTGTTCTTGTAAGGGAAGGGATTTATCGCGGCTATGGTTATATAGGCAACAATGAGCAGATAACAGATTTTGATGCCTTGGAAAAATCCATTATTCCGCAAAAAAATACGTATCACACAGAGCGCATTTTAAAAAGTCATATTCGCGAATTTGGAGATAGCTGTATACTCACTACGGAAGAAATTATGGAAAAAATTGCCATTTAG
- a CDS encoding NAD(P)-dependent alcohol dehydrogenase: MSQVETAEKATDNKNNTQVKAYGAKAADADLKEMQIERRKPTKDDVHIKITYCGVCHSDIHQVRNDWKNSVYPVVPGHEIVGEITAVGENVKNFKEGDLVGVGCMVDSCQTCDSCKEDLEQFCENGATMTYNSKDKHLENRHTFGGYSESIVVNKEFVLSVPKSLDTKAVAPLLCAGITTYSPLRTWNIKKGDKVGVIGLGGLGHMGIKFAHAMGAHTVMITTSPEKAEDAKRLGADEVLISKDEKAMKEQAGSFDFLLNTVPVGHDTNPYINILKRDGTMVMVGAIEPIEVNGAGLIMGRKRIAGSIIGGIKETQEMLDFCGEHDIVSDVEMIDMKNINDAYERVVDGDVKYRFVIDMKSLN, encoded by the coding sequence ATGAGTCAAGTAGAAACTGCTGAAAAAGCAACAGATAATAAAAATAATACACAAGTTAAAGCATACGGTGCAAAGGCTGCTGATGCAGACTTGAAAGAAATGCAGATCGAAAGGCGTAAGCCCACTAAAGATGATGTGCATATTAAAATTACTTATTGCGGTGTTTGTCATAGTGATATTCATCAAGTGCGCAATGATTGGAAGAATTCAGTCTATCCTGTAGTTCCCGGTCATGAGATCGTAGGTGAAATTACCGCTGTAGGTGAAAATGTCAAAAATTTTAAAGAAGGAGATCTTGTAGGTGTTGGGTGTATGGTTGATTCTTGCCAGACATGCGATTCTTGCAAAGAGGATCTGGAGCAATTTTGTGAGAATGGGGCAACAATGACCTATAATTCTAAAGATAAGCACTTAGAAAACCGACATACTTTTGGTGGATATTCAGAAAGTATCGTAGTGAACAAAGAATTTGTTCTTAGCGTACCCAAAAGTTTAGACACGAAAGCTGTCGCACCTTTATTATGTGCTGGTATTACCACCTATTCCCCATTACGTACCTGGAATATTAAAAAAGGTGATAAAGTAGGTGTAATAGGCCTTGGCGGTTTAGGTCATATGGGTATTAAATTTGCTCACGCCATGGGCGCACACACCGTTATGATTACAACATCTCCTGAAAAAGCAGAAGATGCCAAACGCTTAGGGGCTGACGAAGTCTTGATTTCGAAAGATGAAAAAGCTATGAAGGAGCAAGCGGGAAGTTTTGATTTCCTTTTAAATACTGTTCCGGTAGGTCATGATACAAATCCATATATAAACATTCTCAAAAGAGATGGTACCATGGTAATGGTGGGAGCAATTGAACCTATTGAAGTGAACGGGGCCGGCCTTATCATGGGAAGAAAACGTATAGCAGGTTCTATTATAGGTGGAATCAAAGAAACTCAGGAAATGCTTGACTTTTGTGGGGAGCATGACATTGTTTCTGATGTAGAAATGATTGATATGAAAAATATAAACGACGCTTATGAACGCGTCGTGGATGGCGATGTAAAATACAGATTCGTTATTGATATGAAGTCATTGAACTAA
- a CDS encoding MerR family transcriptional regulator: protein MNAVKTKFSIKDLENLAGVKAHTIRIWEKRYNLLEPDRTPTNIRTYTLKDLQKLLNVTFLLEHNYKISKIAQNDNKAIIKMVKQIVEQKEKPKNHQALNSFKIAMMNFDQQLFAKTFDSLSDKLQFRDIFYQVLIPLLEEIGLLWQTNTIDPSHEHFITNLIKQKILLKIEEYQIEHIPDKSKVFVLFLPENEIHDLGLLFLNYEIVSHGYKCIYLGQSIMIENLKYLNQNQPNVHFVSYFTVKPEDTSVSDYVKIFNKEMENDHIPLYIFGRKALRENIKNLPSNAQVIKSIDSFIEDL from the coding sequence ATGAATGCCGTCAAAACCAAATTCAGCATAAAAGATCTAGAGAATTTGGCCGGGGTTAAAGCTCACACCATACGCATCTGGGAAAAACGCTACAACCTCCTTGAACCCGATAGAACCCCAACCAATATACGCACATATACCTTAAAAGACCTTCAGAAATTGCTGAACGTTACTTTTTTACTGGAACACAATTACAAGATTTCTAAAATTGCCCAGAATGACAATAAGGCAATTATAAAAATGGTAAAACAAATTGTGGAGCAGAAAGAAAAACCTAAAAATCATCAGGCGCTTAATTCTTTCAAGATTGCAATGATGAACTTTGATCAGCAATTGTTTGCTAAAACATTTGATTCCCTTTCAGATAAACTACAGTTTAGAGATATATTTTATCAGGTTTTGATACCATTACTGGAAGAAATAGGGCTTTTATGGCAGACGAATACCATAGATCCCTCCCATGAACATTTTATTACAAACCTCATAAAGCAAAAAATTCTGCTTAAGATCGAAGAATACCAGATTGAACATATACCTGATAAATCAAAGGTATTTGTACTTTTTTTACCTGAAAATGAAATCCACGATCTGGGGCTATTATTTTTAAATTATGAGATCGTAAGCCATGGTTATAAATGTATTTATTTAGGCCAAAGTATCATGATCGAAAATTTGAAATATTTGAACCAGAACCAACCTAACGTACATTTTGTATCTTATTTTACGGTTAAGCCAGAAGACACTTCGGTTTCTGATTATGTAAAAATCTTTAATAAAGAGATGGAAAATGACCATATTCCCCTTTATATTTTCGGCAGGAAAGCGCTGCGTGAAAACATAAAGAACCTGCCCTCAAATGCGCAGGTAATCAAATCTATTGACTCTTTTATTGAAGATTTATAA
- a CDS encoding phytoene desaturase family protein → MKKKISIIGSGFSSLSAACYLAQQGHEVHLYEKNRTIGGRARQLKRDGFTFDMGPSWFWMPDVFDRFFADFGKKQSDYYTLEKLDPAYRVYFGKDDYITIEDTLDKIKKVFEAEEPGSAKKLQHFIDKARDNYDVAIKDIVYRPGVSPLELVTPKTIVKIGRFFSTISKDVRSAFTNPKLIQILEFPVLFLGAKPSDTPAFYSFMNYADFGLGTFHPKNGMYSVIEGIESLARQLGVNIHTDSVVNRIRTEGNTAVGLEINGKSILSDIVLSGADYHHTETLLPESLRQYSEKYWDSRVFAPSSLLFYIGFDKKIENVNHHNLFFDTDFTRHAREIYDEPEWPTDPLFYANFPSKTDKSMAPEGKDGGFFLIPIAPGLYDSQELRIEYFDKIIDRFEHLTNQKVRKNIIFKESFCVKDFRQDYNSYKGNAYGMANTLLQTAFLRPNLKSMKVKNLFFTGQLTVPGPGVPPALISGKLAAGLIEKQ, encoded by the coding sequence ATGAAAAAGAAAATTAGCATCATAGGTTCCGGTTTTTCATCGCTTTCCGCAGCGTGTTACCTGGCACAACAGGGACATGAAGTACATCTATATGAAAAAAATCGAACCATAGGTGGTCGTGCGAGACAATTAAAGCGGGACGGATTTACTTTTGATATGGGGCCTTCCTGGTTCTGGATGCCTGATGTTTTTGATCGTTTTTTTGCCGATTTTGGTAAAAAACAATCAGATTATTATACTCTAGAAAAACTGGATCCTGCGTATCGGGTTTATTTTGGGAAGGATGACTACATCACTATTGAAGACACTTTAGATAAAATAAAAAAGGTTTTTGAAGCAGAAGAACCGGGAAGTGCAAAAAAACTACAGCACTTTATAGATAAGGCCAGGGACAATTATGACGTCGCCATTAAAGATATTGTCTATCGCCCTGGAGTTTCACCACTTGAGCTTGTCACACCAAAAACGATCGTTAAAATAGGTCGCTTTTTTAGTACGATTAGTAAAGATGTACGTAGTGCATTTACCAACCCAAAACTGATTCAAATTCTTGAATTCCCGGTTCTTTTTCTGGGAGCAAAACCTTCTGATACACCCGCTTTTTATAGTTTTATGAACTATGCAGACTTCGGCTTGGGAACTTTTCATCCTAAAAACGGTATGTATTCAGTCATTGAAGGTATTGAATCCCTTGCCCGGCAATTGGGCGTGAATATACATACAGATAGTGTCGTCAATCGCATACGTACCGAAGGAAACACGGCAGTGGGTTTAGAAATTAACGGAAAAAGTATATTATCTGATATCGTTTTGAGTGGTGCAGATTATCATCATACCGAAACGCTATTGCCGGAATCTTTGCGACAATATTCAGAGAAGTATTGGGACAGTAGGGTTTTTGCGCCCTCTTCCCTCCTCTTTTATATAGGTTTTGATAAGAAGATTGAAAACGTAAACCACCACAACCTCTTTTTTGATACTGATTTTACAAGGCACGCCAGAGAAATCTATGACGAGCCAGAATGGCCCACAGATCCGCTTTTTTATGCCAATTTCCCATCAAAAACTGATAAATCAATGGCTCCAGAAGGTAAAGATGGCGGCTTTTTTCTTATTCCCATTGCGCCAGGCCTTTATGATTCTCAAGAGCTGAGAATAGAATATTTTGATAAGATCATAGATCGTTTTGAGCACTTAACCAATCAAAAAGTGCGAAAAAATATTATATTTAAGGAATCTTTCTGTGTAAAAGACTTTCGGCAAGATTACAATTCCTACAAGGGCAACGCTTATGGGATGGCAAATACATTGTTGCAAACAGCCTTTCTACGACCAAACCTGAAAAGCATGAAAGTGAAGAACCTGTTTTTTACAGGTCAATTAACGGTTCCCGGCCCTGGCGTTCCGCCTGCGCTAATTTCTGGCAAACTGGCTGCGGGACTTATTGAAAAACAGTAG
- a CDS encoding phytoene/squalene synthase family protein, which produces MKEIFDSVSLKCSQMVTRSYSTSFSTATQMLAPSIRQDIHNIYGFVRFADEIVDSFHDYDKKQLFERFNTDLENALIEKISLNPILNSFQHTYHRFGIQKELVDSFMKSMRLDLTKSDYLTEADYKEYIYGSADVVGLMCLKVFVNGNQEKYEELRESAMRLGSAFQKVNFLRDLKADYEELSRSYFPNANLEELDEPSKQKIIDEIEADFALGLAGIHMLPVEAKFGVYTAYRYYRKLLSKLKSTPSIEIKNTRIRVPNYVKASLLARSYVKYRLNLI; this is translated from the coding sequence ATGAAAGAAATTTTTGACAGCGTATCATTAAAGTGTTCGCAAATGGTTACAAGGTCGTACAGCACTTCATTTTCGACGGCGACGCAAATGCTTGCTCCCAGTATTAGACAGGACATCCACAACATTTATGGATTTGTACGTTTTGCAGATGAAATCGTAGATAGTTTTCACGATTATGATAAAAAACAACTTTTTGAAAGGTTCAACACAGATCTTGAAAATGCCCTTATTGAAAAGATTAGTTTAAATCCCATACTCAATTCTTTTCAGCATACCTATCACCGCTTTGGGATTCAAAAAGAACTCGTGGATTCTTTTATGAAAAGTATGCGCCTGGACCTTACAAAAAGTGATTACCTCACAGAAGCAGATTATAAAGAATATATTTATGGTTCTGCTGATGTTGTGGGACTTATGTGCCTAAAGGTATTTGTGAACGGAAATCAGGAAAAATATGAAGAGCTTCGCGAAAGTGCGATGCGACTGGGATCTGCATTTCAAAAAGTGAATTTCTTACGGGATCTCAAAGCTGATTACGAAGAACTTAGCCGCAGTTATTTTCCCAACGCTAACTTGGAAGAACTCGATGAACCCAGCAAACAAAAGATAATTGATGAAATTGAAGCTGATTTTGCCCTTGGTTTAGCAGGTATTCATATGCTACCGGTAGAAGCAAAATTTGGTGTATATACCGCATACCGTTATTATAGAAAACTACTTAGTAAATTAAAAAGTACGCCTTCCATTGAAATAAAAAATACACGTATACGTGTACCCAACTATGTAAAAGCTTCACTATTGGCCCGTAGTTATGTAAAATACAGATTAAACCTTATTTAA
- a CDS encoding sterol desaturase family protein, which translates to MQTLIWILVFLTTFCLMEFMAWFTHKYVMHGFLWSLHRDHHHKDHGSWWERNDFFFIFYALVSIGCFLLWRYEDVWIGLPIGLGIFAYGMTYFMVHDIFIHQRFKIFRDANNWYSKGLRRAHKIHHKHLEKEEGECFGMLLPPIKFFKTK; encoded by the coding sequence ATGCAGACGCTTATCTGGATACTTGTTTTTTTGACCACATTTTGTCTAATGGAATTTATGGCATGGTTTACCCATAAATATGTTATGCATGGTTTTTTATGGTCGTTACATCGTGACCATCACCATAAAGACCATGGCTCATGGTGGGAGCGTAATGACTTTTTCTTTATTTTTTACGCCCTGGTAAGTATAGGTTGCTTTCTATTGTGGCGTTATGAAGATGTCTGGATAGGATTACCCATTGGGTTGGGGATATTTGCTTACGGTATGACTTATTTTATGGTTCACGATATTTTTATACATCAGCGCTTTAAAATCTTCCGTGACGCCAATAATTGGTATTCTAAAGGATTGCGCCGTGCGCATAAAATTCACCATAAACATTTGGAAAAAGAAGAAGGTGAGTGCTTCGGCATGTTGTTGCCACCTATCAAATTCTTTAAGACCAAATGA
- a CDS encoding YqjF family protein: protein MSFLTAEWRKLCFANYQIDPEILKPYVPLGTELDFFEGKCYVSLVGFLFDKVKLKGISVPFHTRFEEINLRFYVTRMIDGKKRRGTVFISEIVAKPAIVLVANLLYNEKYSLKKMHYNHHITTTENTISYALKNRGKWQQIALTTENISKPFESGSKTEFITEHYWGYSKKDENKTVEYEVRHPQWEAYEVINHSIEIDFGQLYGKAFSSLSKQIPDSLQCMEGSPISIEGKKLI, encoded by the coding sequence ATGAGTTTCCTCACCGCCGAATGGCGAAAATTGTGTTTTGCCAACTATCAAATAGATCCCGAGATCTTAAAACCTTATGTTCCCTTGGGAACAGAACTTGATTTTTTTGAAGGTAAATGTTATGTAAGCCTGGTAGGGTTTCTTTTTGATAAAGTCAAATTAAAAGGGATTTCCGTTCCGTTTCATACCCGCTTTGAAGAAATCAATTTACGCTTTTATGTTACCCGAATGATTGATGGAAAAAAGCGTCGAGGTACTGTTTTCATTTCTGAAATTGTAGCAAAACCAGCAATTGTACTTGTTGCAAATCTACTCTACAATGAAAAGTACAGCCTAAAGAAAATGCATTACAACCACCATATTACTACCACAGAAAATACAATAAGTTACGCTTTAAAAAACCGCGGAAAATGGCAACAAATTGCCCTTACGACCGAAAATATTTCAAAACCATTTGAATCTGGCAGCAAAACAGAATTCATTACTGAACATTACTGGGGATATAGCAAAAAAGATGAAAATAAAACCGTTGAGTATGAAGTTCGCCATCCTCAATGGGAAGCTTATGAAGTGATAAATCACAGCATTGAAATTGACTTTGGGCAATTATACGGCAAAGCTTTCTCTAGTTTAAGTAAACAAATACCAGATTCTTTACAATGTATGGAAGGCTCTCCCATTAGCATTGAAGGAAAGAAACTGATATAA
- the dinB gene encoding DNA polymerase IV, translating to MKRTILHLDLDTFFVSCERKMDSSLNNKPVIVGGTGDRGVVSAASYESRSYGVHSGMSIKLARQLCPQGIYIRGNASTYTKYSKDVTEIIQREVPVLEKASVDEFYADLTGMDKFFGCYKFSSELRSKVIKETGLPISFGLSANKTVSKVATNEAKPNDQLKIDNGFEKIFLAPLSIKKLPMVGQKTFQTFCNLGVKKVSLVQQMPVEMMISVFGKNGRVIWERANGIDNSPIVAYHERQSISSERTYGQDTTDIQKLKTTIHAMAENLAFQLRRGNKLTSCITVKVRYSDFQTYSKQLKIPYTAADHNLIPQVMELFEKLYNRRLLIRLVGVRFSGLTQGHYQIDLFENTNRTVNLYKAMDTVRLRYGDRSIMRAAAMGEGARTIGNQGNPFNGQPPIVLAHRHQ from the coding sequence ATGAAAAGAACGATTCTTCACCTTGATCTTGATACCTTTTTTGTCTCATGTGAACGTAAAATGGATAGTAGCCTTAATAACAAACCAGTCATAGTGGGCGGCACTGGAGATCGTGGTGTGGTAAGTGCTGCAAGTTATGAGAGCAGGTCTTATGGCGTTCATTCTGGAATGTCTATCAAATTGGCCAGGCAGTTATGCCCACAAGGGATTTACATACGCGGCAATGCATCTACCTACACCAAATATTCTAAAGATGTTACCGAAATAATCCAACGAGAAGTTCCTGTACTCGAAAAAGCAAGCGTAGATGAATTCTATGCGGATCTTACAGGTATGGATAAATTTTTTGGTTGTTATAAATTTTCTTCTGAACTGCGCAGCAAAGTAATCAAGGAAACTGGCCTACCTATTTCCTTTGGACTTTCGGCAAATAAAACGGTGTCTAAAGTGGCAACAAATGAAGCGAAGCCTAATGACCAACTCAAAATAGACAACGGTTTTGAAAAAATATTTTTAGCTCCTCTTTCCATTAAAAAACTGCCCATGGTAGGGCAAAAAACCTTTCAGACTTTTTGTAACCTGGGCGTAAAAAAAGTGTCACTGGTTCAGCAAATGCCGGTAGAAATGATGATTTCTGTATTTGGCAAAAATGGCCGTGTGATCTGGGAACGTGCCAATGGCATTGATAATTCACCTATTGTAGCGTATCACGAGCGACAGTCTATCTCCAGTGAACGCACGTATGGGCAGGATACCACAGATATTCAAAAATTAAAAACCACCATTCATGCCATGGCAGAAAATCTCGCATTTCAGCTAAGGCGTGGCAACAAATTGACATCTTGTATTACCGTGAAAGTTCGTTATTCAGATTTTCAAACGTACTCCAAACAACTAAAAATCCCCTATACAGCGGCAGACCATAATTTGATACCTCAGGTAATGGAGCTTTTTGAAAAATTGTACAACCGCAGGTTGCTTATACGCCTGGTAGGTGTACGTTTTAGCGGCCTTACGCAAGGGCATTACCAGATCGATCTTTTTGAAAATACAAACCGAACCGTAAATCTTTATAAAGCTATGGATACCGTAAGGCTACGTTACGGTGACCGAAGTATCATGCGAGCAGCTGCCATGGGTGAAGGCGCGCGAACAATAGGTAATCAGGGAAATCCTTTTAATGGTCAACCACCCATAGTGCTGGCGCATCGTCATCAATAA